In Janthinobacterium sp. B9-8, the genomic stretch GGCATGGTTTCCATGTATATCACGGCAGATATTAAAGAGCGGACTGCGCAAAAATTACAGCAGTGGTTTGCTTAACTCCTGAGAGAAGCTGATGAGTATTCAAGCCATTCGATTTGAACAGGGCAAGCCCATATTACTAGGGGGCTTAAGACAACAACATGGTTTTGCTGAATCAAGCCGAAGCCAGCCTGAGCAATGGCGGCAGTTTCACTCCCTTTTGCCCATCCTTGGTCAGCAAGGCTCAAACGTTTACGGCGTGATGTGTGGCCATGATCCGGCGCATGGCTTTGAATATATGTGCGCCATTGAAGTGGCATCTTTGCAAAATTTACCGGCCGATATGGGGTGGATGCGAATTGCCAGCCAGCAATATGCTGTCTTCAAGCACAGCGGCCCTGCTGCTCATTTAGGAGAAACGTGGGAAGCGATTTGTAATGAATGGCTTCCTAACTCCGACTATCAATCCGCGCATAAGCCTGACTTTGAAACTTATGATGCGTCTTTTAACTGGAATGCGGGCATAGGTGAAATTGAAATATGGATTTCAATTGCTGATAAATAACAATCCATACTTATTGCAACGGCATATTTCTTTTGCTTGACGTAAGATCGCTGAATCTTTTATTTCAGCGGTAAGCTTATATGTCAATAAAGCGCCTGTGCAGCCTTATTTTAGTAGGCCAACTTTGTGCGTGCACCCTGCTAGGGGCGGTTGCTGGAAAACAACTTGATGATCATCGTAATACGCCTCTCTATCAAGAGCCGCTGATGCAGGTTGGCGCTGCGGTAAACGAAGAAATCATCAAGGGGCTACTCAGTAATCGCACTAAAAAGCCCGATGTTTGGGAAGAAGCCCCCATCCCATGCCCAAATGAGGTTTGCGTTTGTTCTGCTAAAAGTGGCGATTGCTGGTGCGAGCCACTTAAGAAATAGCATTGATCAGGTATGAAGCATCCCTATTTCACACACTCAAATACATAAAGATGAGCGACTCAGTGGCGATTTAGCATTGGGCTCTCTACACTGGATTGGGCGCTCAAGTCGCCTTTCAAACAGTGCATGGAATCTGCCACGCTAAAATCCTTTCTTCATTCTGAGAGCGCACCGATGAGCCGCAAAATCTTCGTCAATCTTCCTGTTAAAAACCTAGAAGCATCTCTCACGTTTTTCAAAGCACTTGGCTTTAGTTTTAACCCTCAGTTTTCTGACAGTACGGGCAGCGGTATGATTGTGTCTGATGACATCTTTGTGATGCTATTAGACGAAGTCAGATTTCAAACCTTTACGCCCAAAGCTATTTGCAATGCGCACACCCACACTGAAATGCTGCTCTGCCTATCGTGCGATAGTCATAAAGAAGTGGACGAGTTGGTCGCCAAAGCGGTAGCAGCAGGCGGCTCCACCTATAACGATCCACAAGATCACGGGTTTATGTACGCGCATGGTTTTCAGGATTTAGACGGGCATATTTGGGAGCTGGTGTATATGAAAGACGCGCTTTAAGAATTGAGTTTTAATTAATATCCATGCTTAGCCTTTATTTAAACTCAGCAAACACTAATGATTGGCGATCGTGCGGTCGATTTGCAAGCCGCACATATCAATGGCTTAAATGCTTGCGGTTTACTCTGGGGCTATGGCACTTTAAGCGAGCTTGAGGCAGAATCGCCCTCTTGCATACTTACAAAAACAAAAGAGCCTGGCCTATTTCTTCGCAAGACAGCTCAGCCATCTTTTTAACACCATGCACCCTTTGTTGCCTTATTAAAAGAAAACCAATCATCATGACAACGCCGACTCCTCGCTGCGCCCTTTCTGTAAACGTTAATAAAGTAGCGCTGCTTCGTAACACCCGCCATTTGGGGATTCCTAGTGTCGTGAAAGCCGCGCAAATTTGCCTTGCCGCTGGCGCGCAAGGGATTACGGTTCACCCCCGCCCTGATGCGCGCCATATTCGTAGCGATGATGTCAGCGATTTAGCCACCTTACTCAAAAGCTGGCCGCAAGCGGAATACAATATTGAAGGCAATCCCACTCAAAATCTGATGGATTTTATCCGTGAATTTCGCCCTCATCAGGCTACCTTTGTGCCCGATAGCGAAGAGCAATTCACCTCGAACGTAGGTTGGAATTTGCCCGCCGACATGGATCGTTTACGCCCGCTGATTGCCGAATGCAAAGCGCTGGGCGTGCGCGTTAGCCTCTTCATGGACCCTACCCCAGCAGCGATGCCCTTTGTGGCCGAGCTTGGCGCTGATCGTATCGAGCTTTATACCGAAACCTATGCCAATGCTTATGGTACAGATACAGAAAAGCAGGTTCTAGCGGGTTTTACGGCTACAGCTCAAGCAGCACTAGCCGCGGGGCTAGGTATTAACGCCGGCCACGATTTAAATCGCGATAACTTAACGTGCTTTTTGTGTGCCGTACCCGGCGTGCAAGAAGTATCCATCGGCCACGCCTTTATTGCTGACGCGTTAGAGCTGGGGTATACGCAGACGGTAAGCGAATACCTGCAGTGCATTCAAGATGCTTACGATTAACAGCGGATATTACGCAGCAAAAACCCAGATCTTGAATCACGGAGGTCACAGGACACACGGAGTTTCATGGAGAAAACCTTATTTTGTTGTGTTTTTCTCCGTAGTTTAAGATGTGGGTTCAATTCGAAATTCCATTACAACACAGGTACATCATGAAATCACTATTTGTTATCTCTCTTTGCGTCGCCCTAAGCGCCTGCGGACCCAGCCCGGCTCCGCATAAAATTGCTGAGCCACAACGCGAAGCTTTAGAAAAAGCCAAGGAAGTCGAAGGTATCGTGTTTAAACAAGCGGCAGAGCAAGCCTCCGCGGCAGAAAACAATTAAGCAGGGTGGCAATCCTTCTCTATCTAAATAATGACAAACACGACAGAATGCTCGGTTGATCATTGCACTGCTTACACTCCATGCCCGCCACTCCCGCCCTTATTACGCAACTCACCTGGCGTACCCTACTCTTACCACTGGCCTTAGTGCTGTTCGAGTTCTCCACCTATATCGCTAACGATATGATTTTGCCAGGGATGCTGGCGGTGACGCATGAATTTAATGCAGGCCCTCAGTGGATCCCTACCTCGATGACGGCCTATCTAGTGGGCGGCGCATCTTTGCAATGGCTGTTAGGGCCGCTATCTGATCGAATTGGCCGCAGACCAGTGATGCTAACGGGAGTGATGTTTTTTATTTGCATGTGTCTGCTCACGCTACTTACCCGCTCTATTGAGCAATTTATTGTGCTGCGGGTCTTCCAAGGTATCGGCATGTGTTTTATTGGCGCGGTGGGCTATGCGCTGGTGCAGGAATCCTTCGACGAGAAAACCGCAATTAAAGTGACTGCGCTGATGGCGAATGTGGCGATGATTGCCCCCTTGCTCGGGCCGCTTGCTGGCGCAATCATGATCGAGTTCGCGCCGTGGCGGATGATTTTTGTTGTGATTGCAGCAGTTTCTTTTGTGGCGTTTATTGGCCTCTGGCATGCCATGCCTAAAGTCACACCCGCTAAAGCGAATACACCATTCACTTTCAGCGCAGTTTGGCAAGATTACAGAAAGGTATTTAGCAACACCCACTTCTTAACGGGTGCATTGGCTATGGGCTTATGCAGTGTGCCTTTGCTAACCTGGATTGGCATTTCGCCCGTGATCTTAATTAAAGATGCGGGCCTTTCTCCGATTGAATTTGGCTACTGGCAAATGCCGGTTTTTGGTGCTCTGATTATTGGCAATTTCACACTGGCTAAATTAAGTAACTATCTGCCGGTGCGCCGTATGATTGGTCTAGGGTTAATTCCGCAGCTCTTTGGTTTGGCTTATTGTTTTATTAGTATGATTATCGCGCCTAGTCACTATATTTCATTGGTGATCGGCATCAGCTTCTATGCCTTTGGTTGCGGCTTGGTTAATGCCGGGCTATTCAGATTGGTGCTTTTTTCCAGCAATGTCAGCAAGGGCACGGTAGCCGCCGCATTTGGCATGATCACCATGGGCGTCTACTCCTTAGGCATTGAAGGGATTAAGGCGGGGCATTTATTGGCAGGCAATCGCTTCTTCGCTACCGCCCTCCTTATTGTTGGCGCAATTTTTGTGATTTCTTTAAAACGATTTATGGATAAGCACCAGCGCATCGAGGCGCTCAAGGCCTGATGTCTACCCCTCATGATTTTTTAGCCCGCCATCATCTACCAAGTCGCTGGCAAGGCAAAGATCGCTTTGTGATGCTGCAATTTGATTTTGCTAATGGAGCAGGGTTTTTGCAGGCATGGCAGGCATGGCGACAAGACCCGCAGCGCAGCCAGCGCCTCTACTACTTTACCATGATCAATGAGGCTGGCCTAGCAACTTGTCCGCAGCCAGAATTGGCAGGCTTACATGCCGAATTAGCCAGTCAATGGCCCGCTTTAACACGTGGTTTTCAACGGATTCATTTAGAAAACAGCGCGCTGATTCTCACGCTGATGTGGGGTGAACCACTGGCCCAGTTACGCAGCTTGAATGCAAAACTGGATGCGGCAGATATCAGCACAGATAGTCTAAGCGCTGTGCACTATAAAGCCCTATGGCGCTTATCGAGCGCTAATACACGCATAGTCACCCGCCACAAATCCGGCGAAGCGCATTTAAAAAGCGCGGGCTACGCCATGGAGGATTTAGGCGACTATCAAGCGGGCCAGTGCTCGCGCCCGCCTTTTGACAAAGCGCCCAAACACCCCCGTCACGCTATAATTATTGGCGCAGGCCTAGCTGGAACCAGCATCGCCGAGCGCTTGGCTGCCCGTGACTGGAAGATTGATTTACTCGAAGCGCAAGACGAGATTGCCAGTCAATCATCGGGCAATCACGCAGGGCTATTCCACCCTAGTGCTAGCCGTGATGATAATGCCCCCGCGCGCTTAAGCCGTGCAGGCTGCGCAGAAACCCGGCAACACTTGGCGCGATTGCAAAATGCGGGTTTAGAAGTTTTCTTTGGCATAGATGGCATTTTGCAAGTAGCAAAAGATGATGAGCAAGCTCTACTTATGCAGGAAATCGCTCAAGACTTGCCCGTCGAGGTATTGAGCTGGGTAGCGCAAGACACGGCCATGCAACTCTTAGGCGAGCGCCCGAGCCATGGCGGCTGGTGGTTTCCGCAGGGAGGCTGGGCCAATCCTGCTAGCGTATGCCACGCTAACCTTAGGTCTGAGCAGATACAGCTACGCTGCAATAGCCATGTTGCAAAGCTCGTACAAACGGGTGAAGGCTGGCAAGCACTGGATGCACGCGGCAATATATTAGCGGTGGCTCCTGTTCTGATCGTTGCCAACGCCACCGAAGCCTTAGCACTCTTGCCCGAGCTGGAGCTGCCCTTGAGCAAAACACTGCGTAGCACTACCCTCATCCCTGCATCTGACACCCCCCTGCACAGCTTAACCGGCTCTGGCTATATCACGCCTGCATTTAAAGGCTATCGCTGCATTGGAGCCACCGAAGTAAGGGGTAATGATCTCACCAGCGCCGAGCAGCGCAATCTGGCCGAGCTGCAAGCCCTGTTGCCTGAGCTTGCTCCAGTTCAAAGTGCGGGCAGCCGCGCCTGTTTTCGCCCTAACAGTCTGGATCGGCTTCCTTTAGTTGGCGCTTTGCCCGATCCGCAAAACATCAATGGCGCCATTCATCAGCTCCATCAAATACCAAGGCTGAAAGGAGCTTATGCCTTACTAGGCTTGGGTTCGCGCGGGTTAAGCTGGGCAATGATTGCGGCAGAGGCGCTGGCGTGCCAGCTAAATGGTGACCCAGCGCCTCTTGAATCTGACTTGCTACACGCGATTGATCCTGCCCGATTTTTGCTTCGTAAACATCGGCAGGCGCTAAATGAGCAGCAAGCCAAGATCAAGCCTCAATAAAAGCAAGGAATGCTAATTAGCTAAGCTATTTTCCCGAATTTTTCCATTTGTGATTGAATGTTACCGAACGTATCCGTTTGGCGGATTTACGCACATTTAACCCTTACAACCCTCATCTGCGCTCTATTCTGCAAATACAGAACAGGAGATTGATCATGCGCAGAATGATTCCTTTGTTGATTCTGGGGCTAGGCCTCATTCAGCCCCCTGCCTATGCCGACATCAATGACATCCTTGGTTTGCAACAGGCCATTCATGCTTTTTGCGGCTTAAAGATGAATGTCATTCTGGTGGACGAATCGCATAGCAACCCGCCCTGTATCATGAGCTATTCCGAAGGCTGTGAAGAAACTCAACCCGACAGCCCGCAAAGCTGTCAGGTGGTGCTAAAAGGTCAGGAAGATAAAAGCACCGAGGGCAAGGTGGTGAGTGTGTCATGGTAGAGCGATGGATATTTGCTGCCGGATCAGCTCGCCTAGGCGCGCAATGGCGTGCTCATGCTGCTGGCTCCATGATTCATTGCAGCAAATACGCAGGCAATGACCGTAGCTATGGCTTGGTGAAAACAAAGGGCCGGGAGTAAAGCTAATCCCCTCTTTCAGCGCTTGTTGCAATAACAGCAAAGTATCTACCGCCGCATTTAACTCTACCCAGAACACATAACCGCCTTGTGGCACATAAAGGCGCGTATCTGCTGGAAATGATCGCTCGATAGCCGCTACCGCATGCCCCACCTGTTCATGACAAGCTCGGCGCAAGCGGCG encodes the following:
- a CDS encoding GyrI-like domain-containing protein, yielding MSIQAIRFEQGKPILLGGLRQQHGFAESSRSQPEQWRQFHSLLPILGQQGSNVYGVMCGHDPAHGFEYMCAIEVASLQNLPADMGWMRIASQQYAVFKHSGPAAHLGETWEAICNEWLPNSDYQSAHKPDFETYDASFNWNAGIGEIEIWISIADK
- a CDS encoding VOC family protein, which translates into the protein MSRKIFVNLPVKNLEASLTFFKALGFSFNPQFSDSTGSGMIVSDDIFVMLLDEVRFQTFTPKAICNAHTHTEMLLCLSCDSHKEVDELVAKAVAAGGSTYNDPQDHGFMYAHGFQDLDGHIWELVYMKDAL
- a CDS encoding HAD family hydrolase — protein: MIGDRAVDLQAAHINGLNACGLLWGYGTLSELEAESPSCILTKTKEPGLFLRKTAQPSF
- a CDS encoding pyridoxine 5'-phosphate synthase; the encoded protein is MTTPTPRCALSVNVNKVALLRNTRHLGIPSVVKAAQICLAAGAQGITVHPRPDARHIRSDDVSDLATLLKSWPQAEYNIEGNPTQNLMDFIREFRPHQATFVPDSEEQFTSNVGWNLPADMDRLRPLIAECKALGVRVSLFMDPTPAAMPFVAELGADRIELYTETYANAYGTDTEKQVLAGFTATAQAALAAGLGINAGHDLNRDNLTCFLCAVPGVQEVSIGHAFIADALELGYTQTVSEYLQCIQDAYD
- a CDS encoding MFS transporter, producing MPATPALITQLTWRTLLLPLALVLFEFSTYIANDMILPGMLAVTHEFNAGPQWIPTSMTAYLVGGASLQWLLGPLSDRIGRRPVMLTGVMFFICMCLLTLLTRSIEQFIVLRVFQGIGMCFIGAVGYALVQESFDEKTAIKVTALMANVAMIAPLLGPLAGAIMIEFAPWRMIFVVIAAVSFVAFIGLWHAMPKVTPAKANTPFTFSAVWQDYRKVFSNTHFLTGALAMGLCSVPLLTWIGISPVILIKDAGLSPIEFGYWQMPVFGALIIGNFTLAKLSNYLPVRRMIGLGLIPQLFGLAYCFISMIIAPSHYISLVIGISFYAFGCGLVNAGLFRLVLFSSNVSKGTVAAAFGMITMGVYSLGIEGIKAGHLLAGNRFFATALLIVGAIFVISLKRFMDKHQRIEALKA
- the mnmC gene encoding FAD-dependent 5-carboxymethylaminomethyl-2-thiouridine(34) oxidoreductase MnmC — encoded protein: MSTPHDFLARHHLPSRWQGKDRFVMLQFDFANGAGFLQAWQAWRQDPQRSQRLYYFTMINEAGLATCPQPELAGLHAELASQWPALTRGFQRIHLENSALILTLMWGEPLAQLRSLNAKLDAADISTDSLSAVHYKALWRLSSANTRIVTRHKSGEAHLKSAGYAMEDLGDYQAGQCSRPPFDKAPKHPRHAIIIGAGLAGTSIAERLAARDWKIDLLEAQDEIASQSSGNHAGLFHPSASRDDNAPARLSRAGCAETRQHLARLQNAGLEVFFGIDGILQVAKDDEQALLMQEIAQDLPVEVLSWVAQDTAMQLLGERPSHGGWWFPQGGWANPASVCHANLRSEQIQLRCNSHVAKLVQTGEGWQALDARGNILAVAPVLIVANATEALALLPELELPLSKTLRSTTLIPASDTPLHSLTGSGYITPAFKGYRCIGATEVRGNDLTSAEQRNLAELQALLPELAPVQSAGSRACFRPNSLDRLPLVGALPDPQNINGAIHQLHQIPRLKGAYALLGLGSRGLSWAMIAAEALACQLNGDPAPLESDLLHAIDPARFLLRKHRQALNEQQAKIKPQ